gttgttggaagttataacagccaaatcggagctatatcagacacagttgttgaaagtcataacaaaactacatgcgaaatcggacaaaaattgcggattccaggggctaaagaattaaaatccggagatcggtttatgtgggagctatatcttaatctgaaccgatatggtccatttgcgaACGGACTgtcggacggacatgatcgactcagaacgtgaagacgatcaagaatatatatactgtatggagtcttcgacgaatattttaaggtgtttcaaacggaatgactacatttGTATAcctcaatcctatggtggtgggtataaaaatggggttTCACACAACAAACAATAACATTCAACAGCAGGGGATAGCAAGCAAGGGACGAAGCATTTTTATTACTTTTCACATAAGTAATGCGATGCAGTAATTGTTTTACTTACTATCAAGGGACAAATGATGTTGTGTTAGTTAGCCCAAAAAATCGAATAAACATTGACAGAGGCAGATTTAAGGCAGTTCCATGAATCAGATATTTATCAGTACGCAAACGGAAATATATCTCCCAGTTGATGTTgcaactaggttaggttgaaaagagggtgcagatattatccGCCctgtgccactatggacatacacctaagccagtaatcggcttgttgtgcggtctaatggcttgttgtgcgctctaacgtGCTACTGTGCTCTTTAAcgtgattcatgtctggtatagtgtccccacctaagtgccggtatctgttaagcGGGAAAGCCGagtaatgacaaaggaaatgcccaACGTCTCAGATGTTGCAGTTAATACAGCAGAGTCCAAAGAAATAATGAATGTAGGCACTGGTAGATTTAAGGAAGTTTCATGACTGATATGTTGATCAGATGCCGGACAATCCATATTCCTTTTCATAtgatataaaaataagtaaCATCGACAGTCATGTGTACATTAACAGAGTAATAAAATTTACGAGCAATTTTACCCCCCTTTCGAAATGGTTACCAATGGACGCGATGTCATTTGTACCAGCAATCTATTGATTGCATTATttttcagtaatattccacaaactaaaattttctccaCGACTATAATTTCGCATGGCCCTTAAGTCGACTCCTTTGGGTTAAAATACCTAAAGCAATCAAAACACATGACCGGCtttaacaggcaaacataaataatagcatgaaataaaacaaaagcaaaaacgtTTTTATAACTTCTGCAGTAATATCAATATTTTAGCATATTTCTGTATTTAAAACAGCAAATTTTGTTACTTGAAATTGCAGACGAAGATTTTTGCTAAAACATCAACCCTATgattgctgaaacagcagtaatgtctgtttCACCAAAACCCGTTATTTAAGCAAacgtttttgctattttgaataaccaATTTcgtaaagtgtaaaaaaatttgtgctGAATAGGtccaaaaatatgtatatctCTCTTATAAGCTAAAATCCAGATATGACTTTTTGCGACCCTAAAGCATGGTGTTTTGCCATTTTAATAAACATTTAATGTTTAATGTGTTGTATGCTCTCCAACGCTCTtcccaaataggttcataaacaGATCTCGGCGGAGACGAAGCTCAGACCCCGACTCAACCTAGAAAAAACTGACTCATACCAgtaacaaaatccttattttATATGTTTAACAATTATAAGCAAACACCACAAATGGATCAATTTACTCTTTCTTTGTCCACATTTGTTATATATTTACTTAAATGCGAATAAAAACAATTTGCTCAAAGTCTATTCGACTACCGCTGCCTTTTCTAAATAACAAAAATGATTCATAACTCAGCCAAGTAGGATTGAGTTTTTCATTACTGTATTTCACCCTACCACCGATCATTTGATGTTCATGAAGCATTTAGTGCGTGGCAACGGGTTTCCCCATTATCCCCACGACGAAATGAATTGATATGATTTCGTTCCACACTTTGCCATTCTCGTATCACCAAAATAAACAAGCGATCACTTTTAGCCGCAGCAGCGCGACAACTACCTTCACTCAGAATTGAGAGACTTTGTAGAGACCGCAACAAGTAGAAATTTTTTAGTATACAACAAAACGAGCTCGGAGCAACACAACATTATTTCGTTGTTACATATAAAAATACGCTATTTTTTCTCATTGCTATACTTTTAGACCATTCAAACAGAAATAAGCAAAACAAAGAAGATACTATGGTAatgtgttacaaaaaaaaaacttgagagGGCATCAAAAAGTAagaattcttgaaattttagctaaattcgGGCAtacttttaacatttttgctGGTCGGTGCTCTGGCGCAGGATATGCCACCACCAGAATTGGAGCCACCAGCGACAACTACTACGACCACATCGACACCTGAGCCCACGACAACTACTACGACCACATCGACTCCTGAGCCTACGACAACTACTACGACCACATCGACACCTGAGCCCACGACAACTACTACGACCACATCGACACCTGAGCCCACAACAACAACGCAGGAACCAACGACTACGCCGGAGCTGACGAGTACAATGGCACCCACAACAACAACGCAGGAACCCACAACAACACCATTacttacaacaacaactaccgaGGCCCCAAAAACTGAAGCAGTTCCCACTACGACACCATCACCACTGCCGCCTCCAACTACGAAGCTTCCTACCTCCAAACCAAACGACAACAATCCTCAAACTCCAACCACAGATTCCCCACTGAAGCCCCAATCGACCACACCATGGTATCCTGCCTACCCGGGTTATCCTAGTTACAACACCAAATGTTACTCTAAGCTTCAATACGGTTACTCTCGCTGGCAGTGGACCTGCAACGGTTTGTATAACGTTCAGCACTTGTTCTCAATAAAAACTATATCCCTTTGAACAGGATATCGTTTGGTCTTGCCTCTGAACTGCTATTACTGTTGCCGGTATGAGTACTCTCAGTTCGCCGCCTGCTACCCAGTGCACTCTTCAAATTGCAACAGCCTGAATTACTAATAAGGACTATAACAATGACAATGATATACTCGAATGGCTAGGAAAACTTTGTAAATATAGACATCTCAACATGTACATATTTGATTTATTAACTAGAACAAAAAATACAACCAATTACTCGAATTCGAATTAAAAACCATCCACTACACTAAATTAAGTCATATGTATTTATTAAATTGACGATTTTCTTCGAATTGATTTACACGGAGACTTTATCAGTATTGGAATTTCCTTGATAAGAGACGCTGCGAGTTTCCAACCTTAGTCAGTAAAATTCAATGACGCACAGTGGCATGATCTTGACAAAATGTGAACAaagtaaacaagaaaaaatctATTAAGTTCTGCCTGGccgcactttggatacccaccaccaagaatATTTATCTTACCACATAAATCCCACTGTACCAAATTCCAGTGAAACTGGATAGCACATGCGCCTCTTAACGGACCAacaacttaaatcggaagaacgcactatatgggggctttattacGATAAAATCTCTGTACATAACCCACCTATGGTAAAAAACTATAAGACAAAGATTCGGCTCACTgtctaaatttttaaagactgtagagagatttcaacagacagacggatggacacagTCTAAGACTGTGGGGTTCTCTGTTTACAAACAGAAAAGCAAAAAGCTTATTTTTAAAGTTAggtggaaaatgtttttctgttaATAGCATTGACTGGTTTCCTTAAACGCGATTTCGTCTGGCGCCATAACCAGACTCATCAGTAGGATCTGTCAAACCATTTTAAGAAGGTTGGTTGACAAATGCGCGTGCAAAAGCTCTAaaagtcaaaatcgggcgatacatatatatgggagctacaccaaAATCTGAATCATAAGAGAATttcttgtgcaaagtttcgtgaGGATAGGTAAACAAATGACGATGTTATTACAATCGGTCGAACATTGACAATGTTGGGCTAAGCTGATCAATTATCCAATCTACAGAAATCAaccccaaaatttcatttataggGTAGAAAGGTGATGAGATAAGGAACATTTTGAGGtaagtttgaaaaaaatcaaaggAGGCATATAgatctaaaaatttgaaaacagaaatttattaattttttttaatgcacaGTTTTCTGCAGAAAAAACCCCTTTGCTCGTTTTAAATCCATTCATTTGTTATAAGGCATAGATGGACAACAACACCCAACCACACATAAAATCTTATGCCCGCGCGCATAGGAGAACCGAAAGAAGCGCAAGGATAGTGTAAGTAACTTGTGTGCCTTCGTCACGCGGTCAAcgctttgttataccctccaccataggatggaggtatactaatttcgtcattctgtttgtaactccttgaaacattcgtctaagtccccataaagtatttatattcttgatcgtcatgacattttaaatcgatctagccatgtccgtccgtccgtctgtctgtctgtcgaaagcacgctaactttcgaaggagtaaagctattcgcttgaaattttgcacaaatactttttattagtgtaggtcggttgggattgtaaatggttcatgtcggtctatgttttgatatagctgccatataaaccgatcttcgatcttgaatttcaacaactttgttatgatttccaagaaatgtgccaaatatggttcaaatcgattcataaccagttatagctgccatatacaccgatcagggatcttgatcttgtacaatggcttctcccatgacctccaacatacgtgtcaaatatggtctgaatcggtctttagcctgatacagctctcatatataccaatctccctgttttacttcttgacccactaaaAGGtagaattcttattcgatttggctgaaatttaacacataaagggtgatttttttgaggttaggattttcatgcattagtatttgacagatcacgtgggatttcagacatggtgtcaaagagaaagatgctcagtatgctttgacatttcatcatgaatagacttactaacgagcaacgcttgcaaatcattgaattttattaccaaaatcagtgttcggttcgaaatgtgttcattcaccgtaacgttgcgtccaacagcatctttgaaaaaatacggtccaatgattccaccagcgtacaaaccacaccaaacagtgcatttttcgggatgcatgggcagttcttgaacggcttctggttgttcttcactccaaatgcggcaattttgcttatttacgtagccattcaaccagaaatgagcctcatcgctgaacaaaatttgtcgattcactgaaaatgatttcactgaaaatgattcactgaaaatgatttgcaagcgttgctcgttagtaagtctattcatgatgaaatgtcaaagcatactgagcatctttctctttgacaccatgtctgaaatcccacgtgatctgtcaaatactaatgcatgaaaatcctaacctcaaaaaaatcaccctttagatattTCAATAAATCAGCACATGCTTATTTATGTATACGAAGTCTGATCAATAATAACCTTTTTTTCTCATTTCGTGAGTTACGTATACCCGATTTTAGCTCTTTCTTCTGCTATGCTGTCGCACAGTCAAATCTCAGATAAACAAAAGTCACGATCGTCAAtagtagtgtgaaatctattttattatatggttgtacaacatggagcttgacacaagcgactacccccaaatatttcgaattttctggccaaactGTATCTGaaatgaagaattgcaaataagaacaaacacatggatccgctgtaCAAAAAGAGAGTTAAAAAACAACCCACATATCGTGGAATAAAGCAAGCGCTTTGGCCAACAATGTTCACACTGAATATAATatactccaattgtaaataaaggagATATATACTATAAGAAGAAAAATTAATCAAACATCTTAAGAAAGGTGGGTCATTTCTGGGTCAAAAATCGCCATAGTTACAACCAGACTTTATCTtcttctttatatataaaaatcaatttgtgtttgtatctttgtttgtgtgttccttatagactcaaaaacggcagaaccaattttcttgaaattttcacagatggtgcataatgatcccgtggtgaaaatagggtacttaatttttttagtaacgccagatctcggtgatgggtgctgcgatttaagcaaaattatttgtgctctcttatagtaacctaaaaataaaaatttgacacctaaatttcggatggggtacctaggggggcagccccacccccaaaacccacaaaatatttatttagaccaatcacgacaatatgggactcaaatgaaaggtatttaagattagaaaacgtatctgatatccaatagtcggactcaaaacaccccccaaacaggacttatttactgatcatttcgacaatatggggcttaaataaaaggtatttgggttaagaatacgaatctgatatcgaaatgtgtcGACCAAGTGAatagggggccgccccttccaataacaacccccaaaaaaaatttactacaatagcaatatggggctcaaatgaaaggtctttgggagtaaagcacaaatctgatatcattatttgggaaaagtgtgtatggggccaccccacccccttaACACCAcacatataggacgtatttactgaccattccaaaatggggctttaataaaaagtattttagagtagaacacgaatctgatatacattttcagggACAAGTCAAGGAACGGCTGCCAGTGAAACCCCCgaaaccggtcatatttgctgtctatgggaatatggggcacaaatgaaaggtatttgggagtagacctaggtgacgtcccacccccaaaacaacgcccaaataggacgtatttgctcaccatgacaatttgggtcttaaagggagtggatctcaatattgatagttttaagggcccataccgtaaaccggacatatttgctgacttttgcaataaggggtttaaattaaagaaatttgatatccaattttgaggccaatggcaatatctggttcgaataaatgatatttgagagtagagcacgatgctgatatattttcaaggcttagTATTTGGGGACCACggcactccccaaaacacccttaaatcgggcatatttatcaaccacatcaatgtggggctcatataaaaggtattgggggtctaccccttccctaaaacaccccacaaacaacaattatttactgaccatcgcaaataaaggtatttggtagtagaaaacgaatctgatatccaaatgcggaaccacgtatttggggcaccgcctctttcccaaaacacctcccgaactgtacaaattttggggccaaatgtttgaggacgcctcatcccataaacaccccttaaaccaatggcaatatggcgtttaaatgaatggtatttgagagaagagcacgatactgatattttttcagggccaagagtctaaggggccacctcacccccgaaaacacccctaaatcggacatcatgacaacaTCGAGCTAAAATAAAGACTTaataatggagtacatctaacatccgaacgttaatgacattaaaccccaccgagcgaattcatagaccagtaaagatcatatgggatacagataaaggcatttaaattGTAATGCTTTTGCGAATACATacattattttcgtagcatggtattcactaaaagctcattaaatgtcgaaaataaatattcaagggataattttgttccatatagagtaaaagaaggcgcagcgggggGCCCGGCTCAGCTAGTTACTATTGGGTtggcgcaattactttttgggcaaccaatatatagcAAAATATGTAACCCTTTTTTTGTATATCGGCCTGATGACCTTAACAATTATGTGACCTTCAAAGtcaaaaaaaatcgttaaaaagTAAAGAGATTTGAAGCAACGATCGTTAATCGTCAAAAggccaattttttccaaaaaaaatagtCGAAATGACGTAAAATCGTCACGTTgacgagaaaattttttatacctttcGAAATAAATACATAAATGGCCGCAATATACATTTGTATAAGGATCTGTTGATCAGgtaatttcctttcagtaatattccacaaattaaaatgttcTATTTCAACATAACTCGTAATGGTTATTAGCTCGTCTGTCTTTGTTAA
This Stomoxys calcitrans chromosome 2, idStoCalc2.1, whole genome shotgun sequence DNA region includes the following protein-coding sequences:
- the LOC106090879 gene encoding integumentary mucin C.1, with the protein product MLNSGILLTFLLVGALAQDMPPPELEPPATTTTTTSTPEPTTTTTTTSTPEPTTTTTTTSTPEPTTTTTTTSTPEPTTTTQEPTTTPELTSTMAPTTTTQEPTTTPLLTTTTTEAPKTEAVPTTTPSPLPPPTTKLPTSKPNDNNPQTPTTDSPLKPQSTTPWYPAYPGYPSYNTKCYSKLQYGYSRWQWTCNGYRLVLPLNCYYCCRYEYSQFAACYPVHSSNCNSLNY